From a single Candidatus Binatia bacterium genomic region:
- a CDS encoding ATP-binding protein, with product MPPALTSASGAPHVPPATLDDPLVDGATTGHVALTSFFEHAPIPIAALDARGTLIAVNEAWRELVRSGCLTGRGFEIGECWLDACDAACPRAEVEGRALRDGLAELLRGTRDALETVYAIGAGGRTRRYRLIARRVAELDGVLLMHVEQPAQLQLDDASLSEQDAIGRCAREHTADASRGSGLLQHEADRRERAGRERQQLLETVSLERKLLTAVLEQMPLGVMIAQAPSGRVVLHNQQLTRLFGAPPAPPGAALGAGGPRALHPDGRPYAAEEYPLVRALRGDTVDAEEIEYERSDGRRVIVRVSAASVRDEAGRLLAAVVAYYDVTDLRRAERRLRASETRYRLASRAINDAIWDWDVIPDRLEWSDGVHLRFGHPREAVGSDISWWLEQIHPQDRARVQHSIEEAFGGTTDSWYDEYRFRRYDGRYVHVVDRGFIVRDDAGRVVRAIGAMQDVTELRRVEAERAALLERERRARAEAEAANRAKDEFLAVVSHELRTPLSPILGFADILREEELSPDDTRAALSTIERNARNLSLLIDDLLDVARITSGKLALVEYAPVHVREIVAAVVDSVRPVAQAKGVQIDAALGSDHDLVAGDPGRLTQIVANLLSNAVKFSSEGGRVRVSVARLHDRCVLTVSDTGKGIAPDLLPHVFERFRQGDMSDTRVHGGLGLGLAIVRHLVELHAGTVAAQSEGEGKGATFTVSLPLMPVRSSR from the coding sequence ATGCCACCTGCGCTGACGTCAGCGTCTGGTGCGCCGCATGTCCCACCGGCAACACTCGACGACCCGCTCGTAGACGGCGCCACCACGGGACACGTTGCCCTGACGAGCTTCTTCGAGCACGCCCCCATCCCCATCGCTGCTCTCGACGCGCGCGGCACGTTGATCGCGGTCAACGAGGCCTGGCGCGAGCTCGTGCGCAGTGGGTGCTTGACGGGACGCGGCTTCGAGATCGGCGAATGCTGGCTTGACGCCTGCGACGCCGCCTGCCCGCGCGCCGAGGTGGAAGGCCGCGCGCTCCGAGACGGCCTCGCCGAGCTGCTGCGCGGCACCCGCGACGCGCTCGAGACCGTCTACGCGATCGGCGCCGGTGGAAGGACGCGTCGCTACCGGCTCATCGCACGGCGCGTCGCGGAGCTCGACGGCGTGCTCCTGATGCACGTCGAGCAGCCCGCGCAGCTCCAGCTCGACGACGCGTCCCTGAGCGAGCAAGACGCGATCGGCCGCTGCGCGCGCGAGCACACCGCCGACGCGAGCCGCGGCAGCGGGCTCCTGCAGCACGAGGCGGACCGGCGCGAGCGCGCCGGGAGGGAGCGCCAGCAGCTCCTCGAGACGGTGAGCCTCGAGCGCAAGCTGCTCACCGCCGTTCTCGAGCAGATGCCGCTCGGCGTGATGATCGCGCAGGCGCCGAGCGGACGCGTGGTGCTGCACAACCAGCAGCTCACGCGACTCTTCGGTGCGCCGCCGGCGCCGCCGGGCGCGGCGCTCGGAGCAGGCGGTCCTCGCGCGCTGCATCCGGACGGACGTCCGTACGCCGCCGAGGAGTACCCGCTCGTGCGCGCGCTGCGCGGCGACACCGTCGACGCCGAGGAGATCGAGTACGAGCGCAGCGACGGCCGGCGCGTCATCGTGCGCGTGAGCGCCGCGTCGGTGCGCGACGAGGCGGGACGGCTGCTCGCCGCGGTGGTCGCCTACTACGACGTCACCGACCTGCGCCGGGCCGAGCGTCGTCTGCGCGCGAGCGAGACGCGCTACCGCCTCGCGTCGCGCGCGATCAACGACGCGATCTGGGACTGGGACGTGATCCCGGATCGTCTCGAGTGGAGCGACGGGGTGCACCTGCGCTTCGGGCACCCGCGCGAGGCGGTCGGATCCGACATCAGCTGGTGGCTCGAGCAGATCCATCCGCAGGACCGCGCGCGCGTGCAGCACAGCATCGAGGAAGCGTTCGGCGGTACGACGGACAGCTGGTACGACGAGTACCGCTTCCGCCGCTACGACGGACGCTACGTGCACGTCGTCGATCGTGGCTTCATCGTGCGCGACGACGCGGGCCGCGTGGTGCGCGCGATCGGCGCGATGCAGGACGTCACGGAGCTCCGGCGCGTCGAGGCGGAGCGCGCGGCGCTGCTCGAGCGCGAGCGTCGCGCGCGCGCCGAGGCCGAGGCGGCGAATCGCGCGAAGGACGAGTTCCTCGCCGTCGTGTCGCACGAGCTGCGCACGCCGCTCTCACCGATCCTGGGCTTCGCCGACATCCTGCGCGAGGAGGAGCTCTCCCCCGACGACACCCGCGCGGCCCTGAGCACGATCGAGCGCAACGCCCGCAACCTGTCCCTGCTGATCGACGACCTGCTCGACGTCGCCCGCATCACGAGCGGCAAGCTCGCCCTCGTCGAGTACGCACCGGTGCACGTGCGCGAGATCGTCGCGGCGGTGGTCGACTCGGTGCGGCCGGTCGCGCAGGCGAAGGGCGTCCAGATCGACGCGGCGCTCGGCAGCGATCACGACCTGGTCGCGGGCGATCCCGGGCGGCTCACGCAGATCGTCGCGAACCTGCTGTCGAACGCGGTGAAGTTCAGCTCCGAGGGCGGCAGGGTGCGCGTCTCCGTCGCGCGCCTCCACGACCGCTGCGTGCTGACGGTGAGCGACACCGGCAAGGGCATCGCGCCCGATCTGCTGCCGCACGTCTTCGAGCGCTTCCGCCAGGGCGACATGTCGGACACGCGCGTGCACGGCGGCCTCGGGCTCGGGCTCGCGATCGTGCGCCACCTCGTCGAGCTGCACGCAGGTACCGTCGCCGCGCAGAGCGAGGGCGAAGGCAAGGGCGCCACCTTCACCGTGTCGCTGCCGCTGATGCCCGTGCGCTCGTCGCGCTAG
- a CDS encoding biotin/lipoyl-binding protein has product MAERVATAERDDVARRIIGRLLGIAIVVGAIVLAVVVWNELYRFPRTDDAYVRANLVGIAPHVSGPIVELNVVDNQRVSEGELLFVVDPRPYRSAVDRARAKLELTNLEIRGYEHAVEAAQAELARREAEAAYAKQYLERVKPLLGKKFVTPNDVFEAQTRAEAAEAEVKRAHYELSRAQNELGQLGDINARRQAAEAELYDAELNLNYCYVRSPFDGYVTNLNIAVGEYANQGQEVFALVDDRQWYVMANFREDFLASIAPGMSAEIYLMSYPRRKFRGRVQGIGWALYQKDGATVGVLPAVEPTLNWVRLAQRFPVRIVLEESDPAYPFRMGASAVVTIKGFEEP; this is encoded by the coding sequence ATGGCCGAGCGCGTCGCGACCGCAGAGCGCGACGACGTCGCGCGCAGGATCATCGGGCGGCTGCTCGGGATCGCGATCGTCGTCGGCGCGATCGTGCTCGCGGTGGTGGTGTGGAACGAGCTCTACCGCTTCCCGCGCACCGACGACGCGTACGTCCGCGCCAACCTGGTCGGCATCGCGCCGCACGTCAGCGGTCCGATCGTCGAGCTCAACGTGGTCGACAACCAGCGCGTGAGCGAGGGCGAGCTGCTGTTCGTCGTCGATCCGCGGCCGTACCGCTCCGCGGTCGACCGCGCGCGGGCGAAGCTCGAGCTCACCAACCTCGAGATCCGCGGCTACGAGCACGCGGTCGAGGCGGCGCAGGCGGAGCTCGCGCGGCGCGAGGCGGAGGCGGCGTACGCGAAGCAGTACCTCGAGCGCGTGAAGCCGCTCCTCGGCAAGAAGTTCGTCACGCCGAACGACGTCTTCGAGGCGCAGACGCGCGCCGAGGCCGCCGAGGCGGAGGTCAAGCGCGCGCACTACGAGCTGTCGCGCGCGCAGAACGAGCTCGGCCAGCTCGGCGACATCAACGCGCGCCGTCAGGCCGCCGAGGCCGAGCTCTACGATGCCGAGCTCAACCTGAACTACTGCTACGTGCGCTCGCCGTTCGACGGCTACGTGACCAACCTCAACATCGCCGTCGGCGAGTACGCGAACCAGGGCCAGGAGGTGTTCGCCCTGGTCGACGACCGGCAGTGGTACGTGATGGCGAACTTCCGCGAGGACTTCCTCGCCTCGATCGCGCCCGGGATGAGCGCGGAGATCTACCTGATGAGCTACCCGCGCCGGAAGTTCCGCGGTCGCGTGCAGGGCATCGGCTGGGCGCTCTACCAGAAGGACGGCGCGACCGTCGGCGTCCTGCCCGCGGTCGAGCCGACGCTCAACTGGGTGCGCCTCGCGCAGCGCTTCCCGGTGCGCATCGTGCTCGAGGAGTCGGATCCGGCGTACCCGTTCCGCATGGGCGCGAGCGCGGTGGTGACGATCAAGGGCTTCGAGGAGCCCTGA
- the merB gene encoding organomercurial lyase has product MDVASVRQRLLEKWTSPKGLDLIRAGGPLVASLMQGKPVSLDEAGRLAGVPADQILDWWAKRDYILECDSCGNVVGAGLSIVPARHSFEIEGRTFWAWCAMDCLMFAVVLGKEARVRSTCPVTGTPITMLVGKNGVREPSPASVVVTIAWPDGPDIRKSFCDRTSFYATREAALEATAEQKDVAVATLEEAFAVGKDLAALF; this is encoded by the coding sequence ATGGACGTCGCGAGCGTTCGCCAACGCTTGCTCGAGAAGTGGACGAGCCCCAAGGGCCTAGACCTGATCCGCGCGGGCGGACCGCTCGTCGCCTCGCTCATGCAAGGCAAGCCGGTCTCGCTCGACGAGGCCGGGCGCCTCGCCGGCGTCCCGGCGGACCAGATCCTCGATTGGTGGGCGAAGCGCGACTACATCCTCGAGTGCGACTCCTGCGGCAACGTGGTCGGCGCGGGGCTGTCGATCGTGCCGGCGCGCCACTCCTTCGAGATCGAGGGCCGCACGTTCTGGGCGTGGTGCGCGATGGACTGCCTGATGTTCGCCGTCGTGCTCGGCAAGGAGGCGCGCGTGCGCTCGACCTGCCCGGTGACCGGCACGCCGATCACGATGCTCGTCGGCAAGAACGGCGTGCGCGAGCCCTCGCCCGCGAGCGTCGTCGTGACCATCGCCTGGCCCGACGGTCCGGACATCCGCAAGTCGTTCTGCGACCGGACGAGCTTCTACGCGACGCGCGAGGCGGCGCTCGAGGCGACGGCGGAGCAGAAGGACGTCGCGGTGGCGACGCTCGAGGAGGCGTTCGCGGTCGGCAAGGATCTCGCGGCGCTGTTCTGA
- a CDS encoding MBL fold metallo-hydrolase has translation MLGRCVLLLVLVVVAGTGCDTLADRILERGARRTLEQSRDDLLDDGRLNVVLCGTGSPLASADRASSCTAVMAGGHFFVVDVGPGALRNLGVWRFPLARLDGVLLTHFHSDHIGDLGEAVTQAWIAGHREPLAVYGPPGVERVVAGFQDAYALDRDYRVTHHGASNLPPAGGLMAARTVALPSADEPAVVFDADGLRVTAFRVDHTPAEPAYGYRFDYKGRSVVVSGDTKRSENVVRNARGADVLVHEALAGHMVEAASRVAAEGGNERLSKLSKDILDYHTTPREAVEVASEAGVSTLVLTHLVPAPFNALVEWVFLRGTKGIWEGELIIGEDGLHLALPPDSQEIVVDEIS, from the coding sequence ATGCTCGGACGCTGCGTTCTCCTCCTCGTGCTCGTCGTCGTGGCCGGCACCGGCTGCGACACGCTCGCCGATCGCATCCTCGAGCGCGGCGCGCGTCGAACGCTCGAGCAGTCGCGCGACGACCTGCTCGACGACGGCCGCCTCAACGTCGTGCTGTGCGGCACCGGCTCGCCGCTCGCGTCGGCGGACCGGGCCTCGTCGTGCACCGCGGTGATGGCCGGCGGTCATTTCTTCGTCGTCGACGTCGGACCCGGCGCGCTGCGCAACCTCGGCGTTTGGCGCTTCCCGCTCGCCCGCCTCGACGGCGTGCTGCTCACCCACTTCCACTCGGACCACATCGGCGACCTCGGCGAGGCGGTGACGCAGGCCTGGATCGCGGGCCACCGCGAGCCGCTCGCGGTGTACGGACCTCCCGGCGTCGAGCGCGTGGTCGCGGGCTTCCAGGACGCGTACGCGCTCGACCGCGACTACCGCGTCACGCACCACGGCGCGTCGAATCTGCCGCCCGCGGGCGGTCTCATGGCCGCACGCACCGTCGCCTTGCCGAGTGCCGACGAGCCGGCCGTGGTGTTCGACGCCGACGGCCTGCGGGTGACGGCGTTCCGCGTCGACCACACGCCCGCCGAGCCGGCGTACGGCTACCGCTTCGACTACAAGGGACGCTCGGTGGTCGTGAGCGGCGACACGAAGCGCTCGGAGAACGTCGTGCGCAACGCGCGCGGCGCGGACGTGCTCGTGCACGAGGCGCTCGCCGGGCACATGGTCGAGGCGGCGTCGCGCGTCGCGGCCGAAGGCGGCAACGAGCGGCTCTCGAAGCTCAGCAAGGACATCCTCGACTACCACACGACGCCGCGCGAAGCGGTCGAGGTGGCAAGCGAGGCTGGTGTCTCGACTCTGGTCTTGACGCATCTCGTGCCGGCGCCGTTCAACGCGCTCGTCGAATGGGTCTTCCTGCGCGGCACGAAGGGCATCTGGGAAGGCGAGCTGATCATCGGCGAGGACGGCCTGCACCTGGCGCTGCCGCCGGATTCGCAGGAGATCGTCGTCGACGAGATCTCGTGA
- a CDS encoding YtcA family lipoprotein: MLNARMRTTRSAAPLVPLSFVPLGSLLLAGCDPVIDVQGTFFPAWLLCMIVGVVLTVAVRPLLVRLGLEPYLGPLPLIYTCLAVLLTLGTWLVFFRT; encoded by the coding sequence GTGTTAAACGCGCGCATGCGCACGACGCGCTCTGCGGCGCCGCTCGTCCCACTCTCGTTCGTCCCGCTCGGCTCGCTGCTGCTCGCCGGCTGCGATCCGGTGATCGACGTTCAGGGAACCTTCTTCCCCGCATGGCTCTTGTGCATGATCGTCGGCGTCGTGCTGACGGTCGCCGTGCGGCCACTGCTCGTCCGTCTCGGCCTCGAGCCCTACCTGGGTCCGCTGCCGCTGATCTACACCTGCCTCGCCGTGCTGCTGACGCTCGGCACCTGGCTCGTCTTCTTCCGCACCTGA
- a CDS encoding nuclear transport factor 2 family protein, whose protein sequence is MDERAMLDFARRFFDAVARGDLDEVRRCYAPNAVIWTAQDPVERTPEENLAVLRWVKDNIRDFRYEDVRCQVTPTGFVEQHTTCGTAPNGKEMRFPACLVVRVEDGRITRLEEYFDTALVRAALS, encoded by the coding sequence ATGGACGAACGGGCGATGCTCGACTTCGCGCGGCGCTTCTTCGACGCGGTGGCGCGCGGCGACCTCGACGAGGTGCGCCGCTGCTACGCGCCGAACGCGGTGATCTGGACGGCGCAGGACCCGGTCGAGCGCACGCCCGAGGAGAATCTCGCGGTGCTGCGCTGGGTCAAGGACAACATCCGCGACTTCCGCTACGAGGACGTCCGCTGCCAGGTGACGCCGACCGGCTTCGTCGAGCAGCACACGACCTGCGGCACCGCACCGAACGGCAAGGAGATGCGCTTCCCGGCGTGTCTCGTCGTGCGGGTCGAGGACGGGCGCATCACGCGCCTCGAGGAGTACTTCGACACGGCGCTGGTGCGCGCGGCGCTGTCGTAG
- a CDS encoding lysoplasmalogenase, with the protein MLPWILLTLVATALLLVAEARGSVAGRWVWKPLASTGFIAAALAAGAWQTTYGRLVLLALVLSWWGDVLLIPRTRAAFTAGLASFLAGHVAFAAAFLVRGVSPGFLIATVLVLALPVLLVDRWLGPHVPRSLRLPVRAYVIVISLMVASAFGTWGHAGCGSIPVGALMFFFSDLAVARDRFLGHNFLNRLWGLPLYYGGQLVLASTVAC; encoded by the coding sequence ATGCTGCCCTGGATCCTCCTCACGCTCGTCGCGACGGCGCTGCTGCTGGTCGCGGAAGCCCGCGGCTCGGTCGCCGGTCGCTGGGTGTGGAAGCCGCTCGCCTCGACCGGCTTCATCGCCGCGGCGCTCGCCGCCGGCGCCTGGCAGACGACCTACGGACGGCTCGTCCTGCTGGCGCTCGTCCTCTCCTGGTGGGGCGACGTGCTGCTGATTCCGCGCACGCGCGCCGCCTTCACGGCCGGGCTCGCGAGCTTTCTCGCCGGACATGTCGCCTTCGCTGCGGCGTTCCTCGTGCGCGGTGTATCTCCGGGTTTTCTGATCGCGACGGTGCTGGTGCTCGCGTTGCCGGTGCTGCTCGTCGACCGCTGGCTCGGGCCGCACGTTCCGCGGTCGCTGCGGCTGCCGGTGCGGGCGTACGTGATCGTGATCTCGCTGATGGTCGCATCGGCGTTCGGAACCTGGGGCCACGCCGGTTGCGGATCGATCCCGGTCGGCGCGCTGATGTTCTTCTTTTCCGACCTGGCCGTGGCGCGCGACCGCTTTCTCGGGCACAATTTCCTGAACCGCCTCTGGGGTCTCCCGCTCTACTACGGGGGCCAGCTCGTTCTCGCCTCGACCGTCGCCTGCTGA
- a CDS encoding alkyl sulfatase dimerization domain-containing protein, with protein sequence MSTIQEALVSSRRNGTVEPVGDGLAQFHGFCNVGFVWGNGEALVVDTSNPILGPRAAKGLREATSDRLAAIVYTHGHVDHVGGAPALLASCEQRGEPRPAVWGHESVNERLDRYLLTWGWNNEVNRRQFQLPPGVDAFPKSFVRPDHTYRDTARIDLAGEPVELHHARAETDDATWVWLPQREVALVGDLSVQSLPNTGNPNKPQRYTLGWAEALEAIAAKKPRIVIPGHGDPIRGDYALEVLTETARALRFLHDAVIERMNAGQWPDEIVDAQISLPEDLAKKPYLQPIYGCAPFVVRDVLRFYAGWWGGNPAELIPARRSDVARDLVEVAGRDALLAKAEALRAAGELRRALHVAVLLTHADPNDKQAHELVARICDGIVEIEPSFIARNFYLVAANQARAAAAKDA encoded by the coding sequence ATGAGCACCATCCAGGAGGCATTGGTTTCGAGCCGGCGCAACGGCACGGTGGAGCCGGTCGGCGACGGGCTCGCGCAGTTCCACGGCTTCTGCAACGTCGGCTTCGTCTGGGGCAACGGCGAGGCGCTGGTGGTCGACACCAGCAACCCGATCCTCGGGCCGCGCGCCGCGAAGGGGCTGCGCGAAGCGACGAGCGATCGGCTCGCGGCGATCGTGTACACGCACGGCCACGTCGACCACGTCGGCGGCGCGCCGGCCTTGCTCGCGAGCTGCGAGCAGCGCGGCGAGCCGCGCCCCGCGGTGTGGGGCCACGAGTCGGTGAACGAGCGCCTCGACCGCTACCTCCTCACCTGGGGCTGGAACAACGAGGTCAACCGACGGCAGTTCCAGCTCCCGCCCGGCGTCGACGCGTTCCCGAAGAGCTTCGTCCGACCGGACCACACCTATCGCGACACCGCGCGCATCGACCTCGCCGGCGAGCCCGTCGAGCTGCACCACGCGCGCGCCGAGACCGACGACGCGACCTGGGTCTGGCTGCCGCAGCGCGAGGTCGCGCTGGTCGGCGACCTGTCGGTGCAGTCGCTGCCCAACACCGGCAACCCGAACAAGCCGCAGCGCTACACGCTCGGCTGGGCGGAGGCGCTCGAAGCGATCGCGGCGAAGAAGCCGCGCATCGTGATCCCGGGGCACGGCGATCCGATCCGCGGCGACTACGCGCTCGAGGTGCTGACCGAGACCGCGCGCGCGCTGCGCTTCCTGCACGACGCCGTCATCGAGCGCATGAACGCGGGGCAGTGGCCCGACGAGATCGTCGACGCGCAGATCTCGCTGCCCGAGGACCTCGCGAAGAAGCCCTACCTGCAGCCGATCTACGGCTGCGCGCCGTTCGTGGTGCGCGACGTGCTGCGCTTCTACGCCGGCTGGTGGGGCGGCAACCCGGCCGAGCTGATCCCCGCGCGCCGCTCCGACGTGGCGCGCGATCTCGTCGAGGTCGCGGGGCGCGACGCGTTGCTCGCGAAGGCCGAGGCGCTGCGCGCCGCGGGCGAGCTGCGGCGCGCGTTGCACGTCGCCGTGCTGCTGACCCACGCCGACCCGAACGACAAGCAGGCGCACGAGCTGGTCGCGCGCATCTGCGACGGCATCGTCGAGATCGAGCCGTCGTTCATCGCGCGCAACTTCTACCTGGTCGCCGCGAACCAGGCGCGCGCCGCGGCGGCGAAGGACGCGTGA
- a CDS encoding glutathione S-transferase family protein encodes MTTQDSFFRVYGSEVSYFTAKVRPAFRVKHIPHVEIVATPRVYREVIRPRTGLSFIPVVVTPEGDTWQDTSEILDALEARFPEPALYPTTPVQRVVAYLWELYADEFLLVPAMHYRWSFPESVAKARADFAATNGDPEAAGKFADRMSGVLPGIGVVPETIPLIEAHVAELLDDLERHFAQHPYLLGGKPSLADCALMGPFYAHLYLDAVPGRLLRERALRTCHWIERMNHPDPDDMGAWLADDALAETLRPLLARIGRDAGPYVLDTVRAFEGWADQHRGDGDEPPRGVGFHQTSLRGVTFGRYTSPYTLWMLQRVLDAYRALDPSGRAAVDRALAGTGCEALVAYQPRYRLAKRSFKLAFA; translated from the coding sequence TTGACCACCCAGGACTCGTTCTTTCGCGTATACGGCAGCGAGGTGTCGTACTTCACCGCCAAGGTGCGGCCCGCATTTCGCGTCAAGCACATCCCGCACGTCGAGATCGTGGCGACGCCGCGCGTCTACCGCGAGGTGATCCGGCCGCGCACGGGCCTGAGCTTCATCCCGGTCGTGGTCACGCCCGAGGGCGACACCTGGCAGGACACGAGCGAGATCCTCGACGCCCTCGAGGCGCGCTTCCCGGAGCCGGCGCTCTACCCGACCACGCCCGTGCAGCGCGTGGTCGCGTACCTCTGGGAGCTCTACGCCGACGAGTTCCTGCTCGTTCCTGCGATGCACTACCGCTGGAGCTTCCCCGAGAGCGTCGCCAAGGCGCGCGCGGACTTCGCCGCGACCAACGGCGACCCCGAAGCGGCGGGCAAGTTCGCCGACCGGATGTCGGGCGTGCTGCCCGGCATCGGTGTGGTGCCGGAGACGATCCCGCTCATCGAGGCCCACGTCGCGGAGCTGCTCGACGACCTCGAGCGCCACTTCGCGCAGCATCCCTACCTGCTCGGCGGCAAGCCGTCGCTCGCCGACTGCGCGCTGATGGGGCCGTTCTACGCGCACCTCTACCTCGACGCCGTGCCCGGGCGTCTGCTGCGCGAGCGCGCGCTGCGCACCTGCCACTGGATCGAGCGGATGAACCATCCGGATCCGGACGACATGGGCGCGTGGCTCGCCGACGACGCGCTCGCCGAGACGCTGCGTCCGCTGCTCGCGCGCATCGGACGGGACGCGGGGCCGTACGTGCTCGACACCGTGCGCGCCTTCGAGGGCTGGGCCGACCAGCACCGCGGTGACGGCGACGAGCCGCCGCGCGGCGTCGGCTTCCACCAGACGTCGCTGCGCGGCGTGACGTTCGGGCGCTACACGAGCCCGTACACGCTGTGGATGCTGCAGCGCGTGCTCGACGCGTACCGCGCGCTCGACCCGTCCGGACGCGCGGCGGTCGACCGCGCGCTCGCCGGCACGGGGTGCGAGGCGCTCGTCGCGTACCAGCCGCGCTACCGGCTCGCGAAGCGGAGCTTCAAGCTCGCGTTCGCCTGA